Proteins encoded together in one Vigna angularis cultivar LongXiaoDou No.4 chromosome 5, ASM1680809v1, whole genome shotgun sequence window:
- the LOC108339258 gene encoding uncharacterized protein LOC108339258, which yields MDRYQKTVRRVKTLSPELALHYILPALKPGPFKDSVCRQAPKTMEELRERAADEIRVEEMKLSYKKESQELRSEKADGGKPGNSRGKPGGGRQKEPRRGPRFQQYTPLNAPREKILQEALSADLLPEPVKRPTPSGADESKHCAYHKNMGHTTEECMTLKDKIEELIQAGKLKKYIRDDRPQAPAERTARRPAYRSERPRNDRNERPRSERRRSRSRSRSREHPLRGHINTISGGFAGGGSSSSARKRHIRALHSVHLVDRPQRTMPPITFSDEDFHTPDPDQDNPMAITAEIARYGVSKVLVDQGSSVNILYWKTFQQMDISEDLIVPYNGQIVGFPGERVDTRGYLELRTRLGTGRSSVEKRV from the coding sequence ATGGACCGGTACCAGAAAACCGTCCGGCGGGTAAAGACGCTAAGTCCGGAACTCGCCCTTCATTACATCCTACCCGCCCTCAAGCCCGGACCATTCAAAGACAGCGTCTGTCGGCAAGCTCCTAAGACCATGGAGGAGCTGAGGGAACGCGCGGCAGACGAGATCAGGGTTGAGGAGATGAAGTTATCTTACAAGAAGGAGAGTCAGGAGCTGCGGAGCGAGAAGGCGGACGGGGGGAAACCCGGTAATTCGAGAGGAAAACCGGGCGGTGGCAGGCAGAAGGAACCGCGTCGAGGGCCCCGTTTCCAGCAGTATACCCCCCTGAACGCCCCCCGGGAGAAGATCCTACAGGAGGCGCTCAGCGCGGATCTGCTCCCAGAACCCGTGAAGCGACCGACACCATCCGGCGCGGATGAAAGTAAACACTGCGCCTACCACAAGAACATGGGTCATACCACCGAGGAGTGTATGACCCTGAAGGACAAAATTGAAGAGCTGATCCAGGCGGGGAAGCTGAAGAAGTACATACGGGACGATCGTCCTCAGGCGCCCGCCGAGAGGACTGCCAGGCGACCAGCATACAGGTCCGAGAGACCTAGGAACGACCGGAACGAACGTCCTCGCTCCGAGCGAAGACGGAGCCGAAGCCGGAGTAGAAGTCGCGAACATCCGCTAAGGGGGCACATCAACACGATCTCCGGAGGGTTTGCCGGGGGAGGATCATCGTCGTCCGCCCGAAAGCGCCACATACGAGCACTACATTCAGTGCATTTAGTAGATAGGCCCCAGCGCACTATGCCCCCCATCACATTCTCGGATGAAGACTTCCACACGCCCGACCCCGATCAGGACAACCCCATGGCGATAACGGCCGAGATTGCCCGCTACGGCGTCAGCAAGGTCTTGGTGGATCAGGGGAGCTCAGTGAATATCCTCTACTGGAAAACTTTCCAGCAGATGGACATCTCGGAAGATCTCATCGTTCCCTACAACGGCCAGATCGTAGGATTTCCGGGAGAGAGAGTGGACACTCGCGGTTATCTGGAGTTAAGGACGAGGCTGGGAACCGGACGATCAAGTGTAGAAAAGAGAGTCTGA
- the LOC128196554 gene encoding uncharacterized protein LOC128196554: protein MAYVVGATKSIMAKELDTARQDLEASLKANEDLTRCLKEVLMNAEDEREKYATALTKAQNDNCLLQRSNDDLRLDLHRATGKNKDLVKERETLLSEKDALMDDHEKLMVENKFMDGEICNEHLLGFEKGIAQCHYFLRV from the coding sequence ATGGCCTATGTTGTAGGTGCGACCAAGTCCATAATGGCTAAGGAGCTAGATACTGCCCGCCAAGACCTAGAGGCTTCCTTGAAGGCAAACGAGGATCTGACTCGATGCTTAAAGGAGGTTCTGATGAATGCGGAGGATGAAAGGGAGAAATATGCCACTGCTCTGACCAAGGCTCAAAATGACAACTGTCTGCTGCAAAGGTCCAACGACGATCTAAGGTTGGATCTTCATAGGGCGACCGGGAAGAACAAGGACCTGGTGAAGGAGAGGGAGACCCTTTTGAGTGAGAAGGATGCGCTGATGGACGACCATGAGAAACTGATGGTTGAGAACAAATTTATGGATGGTGAGATTTGCAATGAACACCTGCTTGGCTTCGAGAAGGGGATTGCCCAATGCCATTATTTCTTAAGGGTGTAG
- the LOC108339259 gene encoding probable terpene synthase 2, with protein MHTTQKTMSNGGLSLQISASGEKPPFRPTANFHPSVWGDRFLSSVPCSAESDSRTQEAKLLKEDVRKRLVSPIDDNNFSLKLDFIDSVQRLGVSYHFEHEIGNALCKIYDISTKDNDIIAHCDDLYHTALLFRLLRQHGYRISSSIFCKFKDQTGKFKESVADDIEGMLSLYETAQLRCHGEEVLEEAHNFSMEQLTKSITTQISCSLGARVQHTLRQSLSRGLPRLEATYFMSFHEEYPSHDEKLLTFAKLDFNKLQELHLKEVSSLTKWWAKDLDVSTNLPFTRDRITECCFWNLGVYFEPQYSRWMTTKLTALASVIDDMYDAYGTIKELELFTNAVERWDICCLFDLPKYMQLCYKAILDVFDEIELEMRKKGKVYCIKYVKKEMKRLVQSHMSEARWCHSNHTPTVEEYMQVRTTSAGYHLLITTSFLGMEDTTEEVLIWATNEPVIITASAVIARLTDDIVGDEFEQERQHVVSSIQCYMKEHKISRKCAIEELRKLVENAWKDINDACLAPTEVPMKFLMRVVNFARVIDVLYKDEDNYTNAGGIMKDHIQTLLVKKMYV; from the exons ATGCATACTACACAAAAAACCATGTCTAACGGTGGCTTATCACTTCAAATTTCCGCCAGTGGTGAAAAACCTCCCTTTAGACCCACTGCAAATTTTCATCCCTCGGTTTGGGGCGATCGCTTCCTTTCCTCTGTTCCTTGTTCCGCG GAAAGTGATAGCCGTACTCAAGAAGCTAAACTATTAAAAGAGGACGTGAGGAAGAGACTTGTCTCACCGATTGATGATAACAATTTCTCTCTTAAATTGGACTTCATTGATTCAGTCCAACGTTTGGGTGTGTCTTACCATTTTGAGCATGAAATTGGCAATGctttatgtaaaatttatgaCATTTCAACAAAGGACAATGATATCATAGCTCACTGTGATGATCTTTACCACACGGCTCTACTCTTTCGGCTGCTTAGACAACATGGATaccgcatttcttcaa GTATATTTTGCAAATTCAAAGATCAAACCGGAAAGTTTAAGGAAAGTGTAGCCGATGATATTGAAGGAATGTTAAGCTTGTATGAAACAGCCCAACTAAGATGTCATGGAGAAGAAGTACTCGAAGAAGCACACAATTTCAGTATGGAGCAATTAACTAAGTCTATAACCACCCAAATAAGTTGTTCTCTTGGGGCACGAGTGCAACATACCTTAAGACAATCACTTTCCCGAGGTTTGCCTAGGTTGGAGGCAACATATTTTATGTCTTTCCACGAAGAATATCCATCTCATGATGAAAAATTGCTAACATTTGCAAAATTAGATTTTAACAAGCTACAAGAACTACATTTGAAAGAAGTCAGCAGTCTAACCAA ATGGTGGGCTAAGGATTTAGATGTCTCAACCAATTTACCTTTTACAAGAGATAGGATCACAGAGTGTTGTTTTTGGAATTTAGGGGTGTACTTTGAGCCACAATATTCAAGATGGATGACAACAAAATTAACAGCTCTGGCTTCCGTCATTGATGACATGTACGATGCATATGGAACCATAAAAGAACTTGAGCTATTCACCAATGCAGTTGAGAG GTGGGATATTTGTTGCTTGTTTGATCTCCCAAAATACATGCAATTATGCTATAAGGCAATTTTGGATGTATTTGATGAAATCGAGCTGGAGatgagaaagaaaggaaaagtaTATTGCATCAAGTATGTCAAGAAAGAG ATGAAAAGACTAGTCCAGAGTCACATGTCTGAGGCAAGGTGGTGCCATTCCAACCACACTCCCACAGTGGAGGAGTACATGCAAGTAAGAACAACGTCCGCTGGCTACCATCTGTTGATTACCACATCTTTCTTAGGAATGGAAGATACAACAGAGGAGGTCCTTATATGGGCAACGAATGAGCCAGTAATTATTACAGCTTCTGCAGTTATTGCTAGACTCACGGATGACATTGTCGGAGATGAG TTTGAACAGGAGAGACAACATGTTGTTTCAAGCATTCAATGCTATATGAAGGAGCATAAAATCTCAAGGAAATGTGCCATTGAAGAACTACGCAAGTTAGTTGAGAATGCTTGGAAGGACATAAACGATGCATGCTTAGCTCCTACCGAAGTACCAATGAAATTTCTTATGCGTGTGGTCAACTTTGCACGTGTGATCGACGTGCTTTACAAAGACGAAGATAACTATACAAATGCAGGAGGGATAATGAAAGATCACATTCAAACTTTATTAGTTAAAAAGATGTATGTATAA